One genomic region from Halococcus qingdaonensis encodes:
- a CDS encoding CoxG family protein, producing MEFSGTFELEDATTEEVWLALSDPVMIEHALPGCEFLVAVDDTDPDFDALREEHADRDVEPTSDPEVIAERAFEEGNHYAAIIGISIGPVNPTFETVVTIDERDQPYMEASGEGSAGDSSFEMSSWMDLDQADDGVEVEWATEADVFGRIAQMGQRVINPAANQVVKRFFSSVQDELREREIAEGGTVEQAQSDEDDRGIVDRILGRSDGSKQ from the coding sequence ATGGAATTCAGTGGGACGTTCGAACTCGAAGACGCGACGACCGAGGAGGTGTGGCTCGCGCTCTCGGACCCGGTGATGATCGAGCACGCGCTGCCGGGCTGTGAGTTCCTCGTCGCGGTCGACGACACGGATCCGGATTTCGACGCCCTCCGCGAGGAACACGCCGATCGTGACGTCGAGCCGACGTCCGACCCGGAAGTCATCGCCGAGCGCGCGTTCGAGGAGGGGAATCACTACGCCGCCATCATCGGCATCAGCATCGGGCCCGTCAACCCGACCTTCGAGACGGTCGTCACCATCGACGAGCGTGACCAGCCGTACATGGAGGCCTCGGGCGAGGGATCGGCCGGCGACAGCTCCTTCGAGATGTCCTCCTGGATGGATCTCGACCAGGCGGACGACGGCGTCGAAGTCGAGTGGGCGACCGAGGCCGACGTGTTCGGGCGCATCGCGCAGATGGGCCAGCGCGTCATCAACCCGGCGGCCAACCAGGTCGTCAAGCGATTCTTCTCCTCGGTCCAGGACGAGCTCCGCGAGCGCGAGATCGCCGAAGGTGGCACCGTCGAACAAGCGCAGTCGGACGAGGACGACCGCGGTATCGTCGACCGGATTCTCGGTCGATCGGACGGGAGTAAGCAATGA
- a CDS encoding (2Fe-2S)-binding protein, producing the protein MTEHDIELSVNGTTHELTVESRTLLVHALRDELGYTGTNVGCESSTCGACTVHLDGDAVKSCTLLAVQADGAEIGTVEGLAEDGTYAPIQEGFQKEHGLQCGYCTPGMMLAADDLLERKPDPDEGEIREAIEGNLCRCTGYQNIVNAVEFAADEMGEASSPEMTAADGGGDD; encoded by the coding sequence ATGACAGAACACGACATCGAACTATCGGTCAACGGGACGACACACGAACTCACGGTCGAATCGCGAACCCTACTCGTCCACGCGCTGCGCGACGAGCTGGGCTATACAGGAACGAACGTCGGCTGCGAGAGCTCGACCTGCGGGGCCTGTACGGTACACCTCGACGGCGACGCGGTGAAATCCTGCACGCTGCTCGCGGTCCAGGCCGACGGCGCAGAGATCGGCACCGTCGAAGGGCTCGCCGAGGACGGCACCTATGCTCCGATCCAGGAAGGCTTCCAAAAAGAGCACGGGCTCCAGTGTGGCTACTGCACGCCGGGGATGATGCTCGCGGCGGACGACCTCCTGGAGCGCAAGCCCGATCCCGACGAGGGCGAGATCAGGGAGGCGATCGAGGGCAACCTCTGTCGGTGTACGGGCTATCAGAACATCGTCAACGCCGTCGAGTTCGCCGCCGACGAGATGGGAGAGGCGAGTAGTCCGGAGATGACGGCCGCGGACGGCGGAGGTGACGACTGA
- a CDS encoding DUF5805 domain-containing protein, whose amino-acid sequence MGGRSAAVSESDTERKVVKTYVPAHQKERWREHAAELEMSQSEFVRLMIQAGRRDFDLDGESEEGGSGDETPGVDGLEDRVLDVLDDGYCSWDELVRSLTDDIEERLETTLQRLQRENRIRYSGRHGGYTAGDDGR is encoded by the coding sequence GTGGGCGGTCGTTCGGCTGCTGTGAGCGAGAGTGACACCGAACGAAAGGTCGTCAAGACCTACGTTCCGGCCCATCAAAAAGAGCGGTGGCGCGAGCACGCCGCCGAGCTGGAGATGAGCCAGAGTGAGTTCGTACGGCTGATGATACAGGCTGGCCGGCGCGATTTCGACCTCGATGGCGAATCGGAGGAAGGCGGTTCTGGCGACGAAACCCCTGGGGTCGATGGCCTCGAAGACCGGGTGCTCGACGTTCTCGACGACGGCTACTGCTCGTGGGATGAACTCGTCCGGTCGCTCACCGACGATATCGAGGAGCGACTCGAAACCACACTCCAACGGCTCCAGCGCGAGAACCGCATCCGCTACAGCGGCCGCCACGGGGGCTACACCGCAGGGGACGATGGCCGCTGA
- a CDS encoding digeranylgeranylglycerophospholipid reductase, translated as MSERYDVVIAGAGPAGAQCARDLAERGYEVLVLETEPEGTFPAQSNKSTGGTFPSMMGSFGIPDDVVMHYTDSVVLESPDENFQMTQPGAVLEFADFKRYLVRDGRDHGATYRFDSRVSQPIVENDEIAGVRYDGGEEVYADIVIDATGPAAPLAKALGVSDLERKRQAIGIEWEYEGVALDHPGYADLNDSMMLRLDHDLAPGGYAWIFHTGADTAKVGLCFIQNDKYGPDDDRVRIDDALTGWLDDDPRFAEATRIDDSQHRGSAHIQPPKQLSTDRFMAIGDTVPSIDPLWGQGIDKCMRSGRAAAVTADRCFTGRMDTSADEMTIYDMLWHRNVAPKAAMRLLMTHLIYYAPTERYNRFIRDLRRLSSDTLSSANAGNPLALAKLFHVGDIPLFRDFVAEHRELIGQLLPGPRSLLSD; from the coding sequence ATGTCCGAGCGATACGACGTCGTCATCGCCGGCGCGGGTCCCGCTGGTGCACAGTGTGCCAGGGATCTCGCCGAGCGCGGCTACGAAGTGCTCGTCCTGGAGACCGAACCCGAGGGGACGTTCCCCGCCCAGAGCAACAAGTCCACCGGCGGGACCTTCCCCTCGATGATGGGTTCGTTCGGCATCCCCGACGACGTGGTGATGCACTACACCGACAGCGTCGTCCTCGAATCGCCCGACGAGAACTTCCAGATGACCCAACCTGGCGCAGTGCTGGAGTTCGCCGACTTCAAGCGCTATCTCGTCCGTGACGGCCGTGATCACGGCGCAACCTACCGCTTCGACTCCCGGGTCTCACAGCCCATCGTGGAGAACGACGAGATCGCTGGCGTGCGCTACGACGGCGGCGAGGAGGTGTACGCCGACATCGTGATCGATGCCACCGGGCCGGCCGCGCCGCTGGCGAAGGCTCTCGGAGTGAGCGATCTCGAACGGAAACGCCAGGCGATCGGCATCGAGTGGGAGTACGAGGGCGTGGCGCTCGACCATCCCGGCTACGCCGATCTCAACGATTCGATGATGCTCCGCCTCGATCACGATCTCGCGCCGGGCGGCTACGCGTGGATCTTCCACACCGGCGCGGACACGGCGAAGGTCGGGCTCTGTTTCATCCAGAACGACAAGTACGGCCCCGACGACGACCGCGTCCGTATCGACGACGCGCTCACGGGCTGGCTCGACGACGATCCCCGGTTCGCCGAAGCCACCCGCATCGACGACAGTCAGCATCGCGGGTCGGCGCACATCCAGCCGCCGAAACAGCTCAGCACCGATCGGTTCATGGCGATCGGCGACACCGTCCCCTCGATCGATCCGCTCTGGGGACAGGGCATCGACAAGTGCATGCGCTCGGGCCGTGCGGCGGCCGTTACGGCTGATCGCTGTTTCACCGGCCGGATGGATACCTCCGCCGACGAGATGACGATCTACGACATGCTCTGGCACCGCAACGTGGCCCCGAAGGCGGCGATGCGGCTGCTCATGACACATCTGATCTACTACGCCCCGACCGAGCGGTACAACCGCTTCATCCGCGACCTCCGCCGGCTCAGCAGCGACACGCTCTCGTCGGCCAACGCGGGCAACCCGCTCGCGCTGGCGAAGCTCTTCCACGTCGGCGACATCCCCCTGTTCCGTGATTTCGTCGCCGAACACCGCGAACTCATCGGCCAGCTGCTCCCCGGTCCCCGCTCGCTGCTGTCCGACTAA
- a CDS encoding XdhC family protein, which yields MTDTNWEMAEADVLAAIGDALDRGNDAVLATIIDVEGSAYRRPGAKMLIEGDGGAGSLTAGCLEDEVRGLANDVLDTGRPRIETYDLMGDEDVWGLGMGCNGIITVLLEPLDASHRPAVERVAHGTDCATLTVVGGDRPLGERGIYDPDDGFAGALPEWLVADLADRTAALFDAGRSETISVDTDDGSVDLFVDTIEAPPELVVLGSGPDVTPVVELASRVGFRVAVVAFRGALSEADFPAADTVHTTSPPKLRETVDLDADTHVVVMTHNFIDDRLALGELLDTPVPYIGLMGPRDRFEEMRDELAAGGVSITDADADRIYTPIGLDLGGDAPSIIAYSIVAELLAVANDRTPYHLAERAGPIHDRRAVEPTE from the coding sequence ATGACCGACACGAACTGGGAGATGGCCGAAGCGGACGTACTGGCAGCGATCGGCGACGCGCTCGATCGGGGCAACGACGCAGTGCTCGCGACGATCATCGACGTTGAGGGCAGCGCGTACCGCCGCCCCGGCGCGAAGATGCTCATCGAGGGTGATGGCGGTGCCGGCAGCCTCACCGCCGGCTGTCTCGAAGACGAGGTGCGCGGACTCGCGAACGACGTGCTTGACACCGGACGGCCTCGCATCGAGACCTACGATCTGATGGGTGACGAGGACGTCTGGGGGCTCGGCATGGGCTGTAACGGGATCATCACCGTCCTGCTCGAACCGCTTGACGCGAGCCATCGGCCGGCCGTCGAGCGCGTGGCACACGGCACGGACTGTGCGACGCTCACGGTCGTCGGCGGCGACCGCCCACTCGGCGAGCGTGGCATCTACGACCCCGACGACGGGTTTGCGGGTGCTCTACCCGAGTGGCTCGTCGCGGACCTCGCCGATCGAACGGCCGCGCTGTTCGACGCCGGGCGGAGCGAGACGATCAGTGTCGACACCGACGATGGCAGCGTCGATCTGTTCGTTGATACGATCGAGGCACCTCCGGAGCTCGTCGTGCTCGGCTCGGGGCCGGACGTCACCCCCGTGGTCGAGCTCGCGTCGCGGGTCGGGTTCCGCGTCGCGGTCGTCGCCTTCCGGGGTGCGCTGTCGGAGGCCGACTTCCCCGCGGCCGACACGGTTCACACGACATCGCCGCCGAAGCTCCGCGAGACCGTCGATCTCGACGCCGATACGCACGTCGTCGTGATGACACACAACTTCATCGACGACCGGCTTGCGCTCGGCGAACTACTCGACACGCCCGTGCCCTACATCGGTTTGATGGGCCCCCGCGATCGATTCGAAGAGATGCGCGACGAGCTCGCCGCCGGGGGCGTGTCCATCACCGACGCGGACGCCGATCGCATCTACACGCCCATCGGTCTCGATCTCGGCGGCGATGCTCCCTCCATCATTGCCTACAGCATCGTCGCCGAACTGCTTGCGGTCGCCAATGATCGGACACCATACCACCTCGCCGAGCGTGCCGGACCGATCCACGACCGTCGTGCCGTCGAACCGACCGAGTGA
- a CDS encoding xanthine dehydrogenase family protein molybdopterin-binding subunit, with protein sequence MGIETIEADELDVESVLGSAVERREDPSLITGEAEYTDDIQRPNMAHMSVLRSQYGHATINGVDTSDAEAMDGVIGVYTADDLDVPGEIPVGWLLDSLETPVHPLLAGETARYQGDGIAVVVAEERYIASDAVDAIDVDYDRRDAVIDPKEAVEDGAPVVHDDLDDNTAFDWEIGDADETDTAFDEAAHTAEVDLTNQRLIPNAMEPRATVAEYKPGTEELEVHMTSQNPHLHRQLMSGVLDVPEHKLHIVAPDVGGGFGSKIHHYPDEALACWCAMETGRPVKWTATRTETYLTDAHGRDHESHAELAMDEEGIITGMRVKTYAGMGAYLSTFAPAVPTYLYGTLLSGQYDIPAIHCNVVGAFTNGAPVDAYRGAGRPEALYLVERIITLGAREMGMDPAEFRRQNFVPADDFPHQTPVAVEYDSGDYEPALDKALEAVGYDDLRERQEELREEGRYLGIGLSSYIEACGLAPSELAGQLGAQAGLWESGLVRVHPTGKVTAFCGTSGHGQGHETTYAQIVSDELGIPYDDIEIVEGDTDEIPQGMGTYGSRSAAVGGSALATSSQKVVEKAKKIAAHQLEASEDDIEFENGEFNVAGAPERSMHIQDVAAQSYLAHDMPDGIEPGLEETSFYDPDNFVFPFGTHIAVVEVDPETGEIEFKNYVAVDDVGPQINPKIVEGQVHGGVAQGIGQALYEGAEYDDNAQLVTGSMQDYTVPKAEHIPTMETDSTVTPSPHNPLGVKGVGEAGTIAAPQAVVNAVTDALQPFDVDHIDMPLTNEAVWRAVNDAPDAGAEGGDEAIADGSGAENGGEN encoded by the coding sequence ATGGGGATCGAGACGATCGAAGCCGACGAGCTCGACGTAGAATCGGTGCTCGGCTCGGCGGTCGAGCGCCGTGAGGACCCCTCGCTGATCACGGGCGAGGCCGAGTACACCGACGACATCCAGCGCCCGAACATGGCCCACATGAGCGTGCTCAGGAGCCAGTACGGCCACGCGACGATCAACGGGGTCGACACGAGCGACGCCGAGGCAATGGACGGCGTGATCGGCGTCTACACCGCCGACGATCTCGACGTACCCGGCGAGATCCCCGTGGGCTGGCTGCTCGACAGTCTGGAGACGCCGGTCCATCCGCTCCTCGCGGGCGAGACGGCGCGCTACCAGGGCGACGGCATCGCGGTCGTTGTCGCCGAGGAGCGCTACATCGCGAGCGACGCGGTCGACGCCATCGACGTCGACTACGACCGCCGCGACGCGGTCATCGATCCGAAAGAGGCCGTCGAGGACGGCGCGCCGGTGGTCCACGACGATCTCGACGACAACACGGCCTTCGACTGGGAGATCGGCGACGCCGACGAGACGGACACGGCGTTCGACGAGGCGGCCCACACCGCGGAAGTCGATCTGACGAACCAGCGGCTGATCCCGAACGCGATGGAACCGCGCGCGACCGTCGCCGAGTACAAGCCCGGTACCGAGGAGTTGGAGGTCCACATGACCTCACAGAACCCGCATCTCCATCGCCAGCTGATGTCCGGGGTGCTGGACGTGCCCGAGCACAAACTCCACATCGTCGCGCCGGACGTCGGCGGCGGGTTCGGCTCGAAGATCCACCACTACCCGGACGAGGCGCTCGCGTGCTGGTGTGCGATGGAGACCGGGCGACCCGTCAAGTGGACCGCCACGCGCACCGAGACCTACCTCACCGACGCCCACGGACGCGATCACGAATCACACGCCGAACTGGCGATGGACGAGGAGGGAATCATTACTGGAATGCGCGTGAAGACCTACGCGGGGATGGGCGCGTATCTCTCGACGTTCGCACCCGCCGTGCCGACCTACCTCTACGGTACCCTCCTATCGGGCCAGTACGATATTCCAGCTATTCACTGTAACGTGGTCGGCGCGTTCACCAACGGCGCACCCGTGGACGCCTACCGGGGCGCGGGACGGCCGGAGGCGCTGTATCTCGTCGAGCGCATCATCACCCTCGGCGCGCGCGAGATGGGGATGGATCCCGCCGAGTTCCGTCGGCAGAACTTCGTGCCCGCGGACGACTTCCCCCACCAGACGCCCGTCGCCGTCGAGTACGACAGTGGTGACTACGAACCGGCGCTCGACAAAGCCCTCGAAGCCGTGGGCTACGACGATCTCCGGGAGCGCCAGGAGGAACTGCGCGAGGAGGGCCGGTATCTCGGTATCGGACTATCGAGCTACATCGAGGCCTGTGGGCTCGCACCCTCGGAACTCGCCGGTCAGCTCGGCGCACAAGCAGGACTGTGGGAATCGGGGCTCGTTCGCGTTCATCCGACGGGGAAGGTCACGGCGTTCTGTGGCACCTCGGGCCACGGCCAGGGCCACGAGACGACCTACGCACAGATCGTCTCTGACGAACTGGGAATCCCCTACGACGATATCGAGATCGTCGAGGGCGACACCGACGAGATCCCCCAGGGGATGGGCACCTACGGCTCGCGCTCGGCGGCTGTGGGGGGAAGCGCGCTGGCGACGAGCTCACAGAAGGTCGTCGAGAAGGCGAAGAAGATCGCTGCCCACCAACTGGAGGCGAGCGAGGACGATATCGAGTTCGAGAACGGCGAGTTCAACGTGGCGGGCGCACCCGAACGCTCGATGCATATCCAGGACGTGGCCGCTCAGTCCTATCTCGCCCACGACATGCCCGACGGGATCGAGCCGGGCCTGGAGGAGACCTCCTTCTACGACCCGGACAACTTCGTCTTCCCGTTCGGCACGCACATCGCGGTCGTGGAGGTAGATCCCGAGACGGGCGAGATCGAGTTCAAGAACTACGTCGCTGTGGACGATGTCGGCCCGCAGATCAACCCGAAGATCGTCGAGGGGCAGGTCCACGGCGGCGTCGCCCAGGGCATCGGCCAGGCGCTCTACGAGGGTGCCGAGTACGACGACAACGCACAGCTCGTGACGGGCTCGATGCAGGACTACACGGTACCGAAGGCCGAACACATCCCGACGATGGAGACCGACTCGACAGTGACGCCGAGCCCGCACAACCCGCTCGGCGTCAAGGGCGTCGGCGAAGCGGGCACGATCGCGGCCCCGCAGGCCGTCGTCAACGCCGTCACCGACGCGCTCCAGCCGTTCGATGTCGATCACATCGACATGCCGCTCACGAACGAGGCGGTCTGGCGGGCGGTGAACGACGCCCCCGATGCAGGGGCGGAGGGCGGCGACGAGGCGATCGCGGACGGAAGCGGGGCCGAGAACGGAGGTGAGAACTGA
- a CDS encoding VWA domain-containing protein, translated as MDPTEHVREELVRFVRALRRAGVSVPANAGTTAARALVAVGFDDRERARVALRASLVPEQADVATFDELFAEFWRRLTAGLDPTGPVEQPDNPPDGGLAPLGAEAAPGERAESDDTNGEDGDTDENRAGLGAVVGPGTEATGENVATARYSPTGRSEEIATFAVPDEERFDDAFDELTRALAELAGRRWTTGEGRPDVRRALRASVGTGGAIVDLPGRERARTALRVRVVVDVSRSVLDVIERPFLLRFLRRAHAVWRDTRVFFFDEDLREVTDSFDAASADAALAALERAEAEWGGGTHIGESLDRLSTEFPYAVDRRSVLVVVSDGLEMGDVSALERAMAELSRTAAAVLWLNPLAASPAYEPSARGMAAALPYLDGLFAFAGPADLDDLAGQLRRQGSHGAIGYEHDRRRTERRTRQRTTT; from the coding sequence ATGGATCCCACAGAGCACGTTCGCGAGGAACTCGTGCGATTCGTGCGTGCACTCCGTCGAGCGGGTGTGTCCGTCCCCGCGAATGCTGGGACGACCGCCGCTCGCGCGCTCGTCGCCGTCGGGTTCGACGATCGCGAGCGTGCACGAGTCGCGCTTCGGGCATCGCTCGTGCCCGAACAGGCGGATGTGGCGACGTTCGACGAACTCTTCGCCGAGTTCTGGCGGCGGCTCACCGCCGGTCTCGATCCGACTGGTCCCGTGGAGCAACCCGATAATCCGCCGGACGGAGGACTCGCACCGCTCGGGGCCGAAGCGGCTCCCGGCGAACGCGCCGAATCGGACGACACGAACGGTGAGGATGGCGATACGGACGAGAACCGGGCCGGCCTAGGTGCTGTCGTCGGCCCCGGAACGGAAGCGACGGGCGAGAACGTTGCGACCGCCAGGTACAGTCCGACGGGTCGATCGGAAGAGATCGCGACGTTCGCCGTGCCCGACGAGGAAAGGTTCGACGATGCTTTCGACGAGTTGACGCGTGCGCTCGCGGAGCTCGCGGGTCGGCGCTGGACCACCGGCGAGGGGCGTCCCGACGTCCGGCGTGCGCTCCGAGCGAGCGTCGGGACGGGCGGTGCGATCGTCGATCTGCCGGGACGCGAGCGGGCACGGACGGCGCTCCGGGTACGCGTGGTGGTCGACGTGAGTCGATCGGTGCTCGACGTGATCGAGCGGCCGTTCCTACTACGATTTCTCCGGCGGGCCCACGCGGTCTGGCGCGACACCCGGGTGTTCTTCTTCGACGAAGACCTGCGGGAAGTCACCGACTCGTTCGACGCAGCGAGTGCGGACGCGGCGCTGGCTGCGCTCGAACGCGCTGAAGCCGAGTGGGGCGGCGGCACGCATATCGGCGAATCGCTCGATCGCCTCTCCACCGAGTTTCCATACGCGGTCGATCGCCGATCGGTGCTCGTCGTCGTGAGCGACGGCCTGGAGATGGGCGACGTATCAGCACTGGAGCGGGCGATGGCGGAGCTGTCGCGGACGGCGGCCGCGGTGCTCTGGCTCAACCCGCTCGCGGCCTCGCCGGCGTACGAGCCGAGCGCTCGCGGGATGGCGGCCGCGCTGCCGTATCTCGACGGGCTGTTCGCGTTCGCCGGGCCGGCCGATCTCGACGATCTTGCGGGGCAGCTCCGACGACAAGGGTCACACGGTGCTATCGGCTACGAACACGACAGGCGACGAACCGAGAGACGAACACGACAACGGACAACGACATGA
- a CDS encoding ferritin-like domain-containing protein, which translates to MTNDRVIELLRSAYNDEMETVMNYLTNASVLDGVSAAEVKDSLRTDAKQEELLHAERLGKRLKELDAQPPASFEFEPEQEALQPPDDTADVLSVIDGVIEYEQDAIDTYRSLLEAAREADDPVTEDLAIDILSDEESHRSEFRSFRKGYRE; encoded by the coding sequence ATGACGAACGACCGAGTGATCGAGCTGCTCCGCAGCGCCTACAACGACGAGATGGAGACGGTGATGAACTACCTGACGAACGCGTCGGTGCTCGACGGCGTCAGCGCCGCCGAGGTCAAGGACAGCCTTCGTACCGATGCCAAACAGGAGGAGCTGCTCCACGCCGAGCGCCTCGGCAAGCGTCTGAAGGAACTCGACGCCCAGCCGCCGGCCTCCTTCGAATTCGAACCGGAACAGGAGGCGCTTCAGCCGCCCGACGATACCGCCGACGTTCTGAGCGTGATCGACGGCGTGATCGAATACGAACAGGACGCCATCGACACCTACCGGTCGCTGCTGGAGGCCGCGCGCGAGGCCGACGATCCGGTGACCGAGGACCTCGCGATCGACATCCTCAGCGACGAGGAGTCACATCGGAGCGAGTTCCGGAGCTTCCGCAAAGGCTATCGGGAGTGA
- a CDS encoding FAD binding domain-containing protein, with the protein MYPDEFDYYRAEGVDDALSLLDEHSGAGTTELLAGGHSLLPAMKTGLSSPDILIDISGIEEMQGISVDGDTLSIGAMTRYSDLVDSEDVAEHAPALAAAVEQVGDVQVRNRGTIGGNLAHADPAADLPGAALASDATLVVHGPDGEREIPADDFFFGMYTTDVGSDELLTRIEIPSAAGALGAYAKKPSPSSGYAMVGVAALLETDGDGVTSARVGANGVMDHGVRLSPVEDALADGALDDETMASAANHASDDLDVDMMMSDLQASNEFRAQLLEVYTERALTAAIESGSSSVAAD; encoded by the coding sequence ATGTATCCCGACGAGTTCGACTACTACCGGGCCGAGGGCGTCGACGACGCGCTCTCCTTGCTCGACGAACACTCGGGAGCGGGGACGACTGAACTGCTCGCGGGCGGCCACAGTCTGCTACCGGCGATGAAGACCGGGCTATCGAGCCCCGACATCCTGATCGACATCAGCGGCATCGAGGAGATGCAGGGGATCTCGGTCGACGGCGATACGCTCTCGATCGGCGCGATGACGCGGTACAGCGATCTCGTCGACTCCGAGGACGTGGCCGAGCACGCGCCGGCGCTCGCGGCGGCCGTCGAGCAGGTCGGCGACGTCCAGGTCAGAAATCGTGGGACCATCGGCGGGAATCTGGCCCACGCCGATCCCGCGGCCGACCTGCCGGGCGCTGCGCTCGCCTCGGACGCGACGCTCGTCGTCCACGGTCCGGATGGCGAGCGCGAGATCCCAGCCGACGACTTCTTCTTCGGGATGTATACGACCGACGTCGGTTCCGACGAGCTGCTCACGCGGATCGAGATCCCCTCGGCCGCCGGCGCGCTCGGAGCATACGCGAAGAAGCCGAGTCCGTCCTCCGGGTACGCGATGGTCGGCGTCGCCGCACTGCTCGAAACCGACGGCGACGGCGTCACGTCGGCGCGCGTCGGCGCGAACGGCGTGATGGACCACGGCGTTCGTCTTTCGCCCGTCGAGGACGCGCTCGCCGATGGTGCACTCGACGACGAGACGATGGCGTCGGCCGCGAACCACGCCAGCGACGATCTCGACGTCGACATGATGATGTCGGATCTCCAGGCCTCGAACGAGTTCCGTGCCCAACTGCTCGAAGTGTACACCGAGCGGGCGCTGACCGCGGCGATCGAGAGCGGTTCGTCGTCGGTCGCGGCCGACTGA
- a CDS encoding AAA family ATPase produces the protein MSDATGFDGTTEDDVREAFESEDYVAGDEITTTVTLALRLGKPLLVEGEPGAGKTELAKVLAGGLDTELLRLQCYEGLTAENALYEWNYTKQLLSVQAAEGEESVFDEEYLLERPLLSALRGEGRRVLLIDEIDRADEEFEALLLELLSDFQVSVPELGTVSATTPPAVIVTSNRTRGLSDALKRRCLFLHVAPPSFEKERAILERKVPALDAAVAAELCAMAGRLREEPLLKPPGAAETIDWARAIDALRDGNDESLDDAEIRNTLGCLLKEVEDIERVDDELLASLHEAAKRVRAEAD, from the coding sequence ATGAGCGACGCGACCGGGTTCGACGGGACGACCGAGGACGACGTCCGGGAGGCCTTCGAGAGCGAGGACTACGTCGCCGGCGACGAAATCACCACGACGGTGACGCTGGCGCTCCGCCTCGGCAAGCCACTACTCGTCGAGGGCGAGCCGGGTGCGGGCAAGACCGAACTCGCCAAGGTGCTGGCCGGGGGGCTCGACACCGAACTCCTCCGACTCCAGTGTTACGAGGGGCTGACCGCCGAGAACGCGCTCTACGAGTGGAACTACACGAAGCAGCTGCTGAGTGTCCAGGCCGCGGAGGGCGAGGAGTCGGTGTTCGACGAGGAGTATCTGCTCGAACGCCCGCTGCTGAGCGCGCTCCGCGGCGAGGGCCGGCGAGTGTTGCTCATCGACGAGATCGACCGGGCCGACGAGGAGTTCGAGGCGCTGTTGCTCGAACTGCTCTCGGATTTCCAGGTGAGCGTGCCCGAACTCGGCACCGTCAGCGCGACGACCCCGCCCGCGGTGATCGTCACCTCGAACCGGACGCGCGGGCTGTCGGACGCGCTCAAGCGCCGGTGTCTGTTCCTCCACGTCGCGCCGCCCTCCTTCGAGAAGGAGCGCGCCATCTTGGAGCGGAAGGTGCCCGCACTCGACGCGGCGGTCGCCGCCGAACTCTGTGCGATGGCCGGTCGACTCCGCGAGGAACCCCTGCTCAAACCGCCCGGCGCGGCCGAGACGATCGACTGGGCACGGGCGATCGACGCACTCCGCGACGGGAACGACGAGTCGCTCGACGATGCCGAGATTCGGAACACGCTCGGCTGCCTGCTCAAGGAAGTCGAGGACATCGAGCGCGTCGACGACGAACTGCTGGCATCGCTGCACGAGGCGGCCAAACGTGTCCGCGCGGAGGCAGACTGA